One Candidatus Tiamatella incendiivivens DNA segment encodes these proteins:
- a CDS encoding ion channel, which translates to NNKVVEDNALIFPIYRAIKKLRRSLAVNEKSRILFIAIIWLSLWLFSSFAFYYAETIRGGGTVTLSDSLYWALITMATVGYGDITPTTSLGRIVASATAIFGIAIYTLAISLLADAFLNITMRRILGLARLKKKDILIIGSAETCKHAIIELIENGMEDRIGWLTQEQPKTPPDVDFMVGDIDEESLIKAGLKDAKHVIICLGDDSKTIHTALLVKKLNKNINIIAQTETNKTAEMLKELSLAKTISKSIIGRLLASSVFEPDVPDVITELASVEGEIDLVETTLKHDTNIHDFEKNEDAKVLAIRKKDGKIIYTPPENMRAEKGDQIVYTRRTEE; encoded by the coding sequence GAATAATAAGGTAGTGGAGGATAACGCGTTGATATTCCCAATTTACAGAGCTATAAAGAAGCTGAGGAGATCCCTCGCCGTAAACGAGAAGAGTAGAATACTGTTTATAGCGATAATATGGCTTTCACTTTGGCTCTTCTCAAGCTTCGCCTTCTACTATGCAGAAACAATAAGAGGCGGGGGGACAGTGACACTAAGCGACAGCCTCTACTGGGCTTTAATCACTATGGCTACAGTAGGCTACGGTGACATTACTCCAACCACGAGCCTCGGTAGGATAGTCGCGTCTGCAACCGCTATCTTCGGAATAGCAATATACACCCTGGCAATATCACTTTTAGCCGATGCGTTCCTCAACATAACAATGAGGAGGATACTAGGATTGGCTAGATTAAAGAAGAAAGATATACTCATAATTGGTTCAGCTGAAACCTGTAAACACGCGATAATAGAGTTAATAGAAAACGGAATGGAAGACCGCATAGGCTGGCTCACACAAGAACAGCCTAAGACACCTCCAGACGTTGATTTCATGGTCGGAGACATAGATGAGGAAAGTCTAATAAAGGCCGGGTTGAAAGACGCTAAACACGTTATAATATGCCTAGGCGATGACAGTAAAACCATACACACCGCCCTACTTGTCAAAAAACTAAACAAAAACATCAACATAATAGCTCAAACAGAAACCAATAAGACCGCTGAAATGCTAAAAGAACTCAGCCTAGCAAAAACAATCTCCAAAAGCATAATAGGAAGACTACTTGCATCAAGCGTCTTCGAACCAGACGTTCCGGATGTTATAACAGAACTCGCGAGTGTAGAAGGAGAGATAGATCTAGTCGAAACGACCCTAAAACACGATACAAACATTCACGACTTCGAGAAAAACGAGGACGCAAAAGTCCTAGCAATAAGGAAGAAAGACGGGAAAATAATCTATACACCACCAGAGAACATGCGGGCAGAAAAAGGAGACCAAATAGTTTATACCCGAAGGACAGAAGAGTAG
- a CDS encoding aminotransferase class I/II-fold pyridoxal phosphate-dependent enzyme gives MRAILLNQNESPIPPPSHIIAAIRDSLGKLNRYPDPVLKEEVTHLVASYIRVDPEQTVLIPGTDTVIDVTSRAIKIQEYIVPAPSFYDIIIGTFHWNNTTIKRIPLKDYAGKLSHIGNKGWKRVALADNPNNPLGYALFRVKPACNIPLLVDEAYYEYSGITLSKHVRNEEDVGILRTFSKAFGLASLRIGALAAPTEIAEEIRNDPLVFRITTLSLIALKKALEDPSYALENARRTNREKEWLKKVITRLKLKTYDSYTNFITIDTRIPGITEVLAEKGIIVKSLEKWMKPGLIRVTIGTHEENLAFLEALEEIIIHKQEQVETKADDDRLRTEQSEEPCEA, from the coding sequence ATGCGCGCGATACTACTGAACCAGAATGAGTCACCGATACCTCCACCATCCCACATCATAGCGGCGATACGCGATTCACTTGGAAAACTAAATAGATATCCTGATCCCGTGTTGAAAGAAGAAGTAACACATCTAGTAGCAAGTTACATTAGAGTTGATCCTGAACAGACCGTACTAATCCCAGGAACAGACACAGTTATAGACGTAACATCAAGAGCCATAAAAATACAGGAATACATAGTGCCTGCCCCCTCATTCTATGATATAATAATTGGAACATTCCATTGGAACAACACCACCATCAAACGTATCCCCCTAAAAGACTACGCTGGGAAACTCTCCCACATCGGGAACAAAGGATGGAAACGAGTCGCACTCGCAGATAACCCTAATAATCCACTAGGATACGCTTTATTCAGAGTAAAACCAGCATGCAATATTCCACTCCTCGTAGATGAAGCATATTATGAATACTCAGGAATAACATTATCCAAGCATGTGAGAAACGAGGAAGACGTAGGCATCTTAAGGACGTTCAGCAAAGCATTCGGGCTAGCCTCCCTCAGAATAGGAGCACTAGCAGCTCCAACGGAAATTGCAGAGGAAATTAGAAATGACCCACTTGTGTTTAGAATAACAACACTCAGCTTAATTGCTCTCAAGAAAGCTCTTGAGGACCCTTCTTATGCATTGGAAAACGCCCGGAGAACAAACAGGGAGAAAGAATGGCTTAAGAAAGTAATCACCCGACTCAAATTAAAGACCTATGACTCGTATACGAACTTCATAACGATCGACACACGAATACCAGGAATAACGGAAGTACTAGCAGAGAAAGGTATCATAGTCAAAAGCCTAGAGAAATGGATGAAACCGGGGTTAATCCGAGTGACCATCGGAACACACGAAGAAAACCTGGCCTTCTTAGAGGCTCTCGAAGAAATAATAATACATAAACAAGAACAAGTAGAAACTAAGGCGGATGATGATCGACTTCGGACGGAACAGAGTGAAGAACCGTGTGAGGCCTGA
- a CDS encoding DNA-directed DNA polymerase I, with translation MPKRKPTAMPLTYFIAKKEENEETPRKEEEKEKKPPKKQESLKEDRTISVPKPSKSFHAEEAVTVSTAVKPLETSRRIERRKSRPKRTVTKTVNIRKSSGNTRIIETIVEPRLASNASGYILEVYYDGDNGKASVAIYNPHNGKVHYWLDNTGHRPYFYTDASREEVLKRAMNKTSFRNGAKVERVEYEVKKDLLSDKKVRLTKIIVSKPTDVPILRGLFERHWESDIPYHHNYVYDKDIVPGMPYNFSGNSLGRIEPVEELWKTPEEFGSIVERVFQKEDEETRRKALQWIPIFEAPPPHPRMAAIDIEVLNPPGSFPNVDEASHPIISISVSTTDGVQKVYTLYRDGLKLGDTSSIPKGVDIELFDDERGLILSFLAFIKDYPVVFTFNGDSFDMVYLHNRALVLGIPIEEIPLAWREDYVTLVNGVHIDLYRVFDNRSLQIYAFGGVYREKNLDAIASALLGISKIKLEKEMIELSLAELVSYNYRDASLTLSLATFNDYLVWDLLVLIQRISKLGIEDVSRSQVSSWIKSLFYWEHRRHGYLIPRRDDLRKMGTEARSKAIIKEKKYQGAIVFDPPQGVFFNVIVLDFASLYPSIIKNWNLSYETLNRNWCKNRKEIPFLGYTVCFDEPGLTSQIVGLLRDFRVRIYKKKAKDKSLPETERKWYNVVQAAMKVYINASYGVFGAEAFKLYSLPVAESVTAIGRSVILDAKNKAEELNLYILYGDTDSLFIWSPPEGKLNDLRKYVWEKHGLELEVDKIYKLVLFSGLKKNYLGIYEDGSSDIKGMVGKKSNTPEFLKQEFNRMVGIISEMNGPNDVEKVTNKIRDEIEEMQTKLRNMEYTLDELAFKVMLQKGLHEYNKTTPQHVKAAKLLRQFGVNIEKGDVIMMVKTRDKRMGVKPVQLAKVTEVDQAKYIEYVKTTFEQILQSLGQTWEEISRYRLL, from the coding sequence TTGCCGAAAAGGAAACCTACTGCTATGCCATTGACGTATTTTATAGCCAAAAAGGAGGAGAATGAAGAGACTCCTCGTAAGGAAGAAGAGAAGGAAAAGAAACCGCCTAAAAAACAAGAGTCCTTGAAAGAGGATAGAACAATCTCCGTCCCCAAGCCCTCTAAATCTTTTCATGCAGAGGAAGCGGTTACCGTTTCTACGGCTGTGAAACCCTTAGAGACTTCTAGGAGAATTGAACGCAGGAAGTCGCGTCCGAAGAGGACTGTAACAAAAACGGTTAACATTCGGAAATCGAGTGGGAATACGAGGATTATTGAAACAATAGTAGAACCGAGATTAGCGTCTAATGCATCCGGGTACATCCTCGAGGTATACTATGATGGTGACAATGGAAAAGCTTCAGTAGCAATATACAATCCCCATAATGGGAAAGTGCATTATTGGCTGGATAATACGGGTCACAGGCCTTATTTCTACACAGATGCTTCTAGGGAAGAAGTATTGAAGAGAGCAATGAATAAGACTTCCTTTAGGAACGGGGCGAAAGTAGAGAGGGTTGAGTATGAAGTAAAGAAAGACCTTTTATCGGATAAAAAGGTTAGACTCACGAAGATCATAGTATCTAAACCTACAGATGTCCCTATTCTAAGAGGTCTTTTCGAACGTCATTGGGAATCGGATATTCCATATCACCATAATTACGTGTATGATAAGGACATTGTGCCTGGAATGCCCTATAATTTCAGTGGGAATAGTCTAGGTAGAATTGAGCCTGTTGAAGAGCTTTGGAAGACACCTGAGGAGTTCGGGAGTATAGTTGAAAGAGTCTTCCAAAAGGAGGACGAGGAAACCAGGAGAAAGGCTTTACAATGGATACCCATATTCGAAGCCCCTCCACCGCACCCTAGAATGGCAGCTATAGATATAGAGGTTTTAAACCCGCCGGGGAGCTTCCCAAACGTGGATGAAGCTTCACACCCTATAATAAGCATATCAGTATCTACGACAGATGGTGTTCAAAAGGTCTACACATTATACAGGGATGGATTGAAATTAGGCGATACATCATCCATTCCTAAAGGAGTTGATATCGAGTTATTCGATGATGAAAGAGGCTTAATCCTATCCTTCCTAGCTTTCATAAAAGATTACCCCGTCGTGTTCACCTTCAATGGGGACAGCTTTGACATGGTTTACCTCCACAACAGAGCACTCGTCCTAGGTATTCCTATAGAAGAAATACCATTGGCATGGAGAGAGGATTATGTTACACTAGTTAATGGAGTACACATCGACCTCTACAGGGTGTTCGACAATAGAAGTCTCCAGATATATGCCTTTGGGGGTGTTTACAGAGAGAAAAACCTAGACGCAATAGCCTCTGCTCTACTAGGAATATCGAAGATAAAGCTTGAAAAAGAGATGATTGAATTATCCCTTGCAGAGCTAGTTTCCTATAACTATAGGGACGCTAGTCTCACACTCAGTTTAGCTACATTCAACGATTACCTAGTCTGGGATCTTCTAGTACTAATCCAACGTATCTCGAAACTTGGAATCGAGGATGTTTCAAGAAGTCAGGTCTCCAGCTGGATCAAAAGCCTGTTCTATTGGGAGCACAGGAGGCACGGTTACCTCATACCTAGAAGAGATGATCTGAGGAAAATGGGTACAGAGGCTAGGAGCAAGGCAATTATCAAGGAGAAAAAGTATCAGGGTGCAATTGTATTTGACCCCCCTCAAGGCGTCTTCTTCAATGTTATTGTCCTAGATTTCGCAAGCCTATATCCCAGTATTATTAAGAACTGGAACCTTAGTTATGAGACTCTAAACCGTAACTGGTGCAAGAATAGGAAGGAAATACCTTTCCTAGGTTACACCGTATGCTTTGACGAACCTGGTCTAACGAGTCAGATAGTTGGATTGCTTAGGGACTTTAGGGTAAGGATATACAAGAAGAAGGCTAAGGATAAATCCTTACCTGAAACCGAGAGGAAATGGTATAATGTTGTGCAGGCAGCTATGAAGGTATACATAAATGCTAGCTATGGGGTATTCGGAGCTGAAGCCTTCAAACTCTACAGTTTACCTGTCGCTGAAAGTGTCACAGCTATAGGTAGGAGTGTTATCCTAGATGCAAAGAACAAGGCAGAGGAATTGAATTTATACATACTCTATGGCGACACTGACAGCCTCTTCATCTGGAGTCCGCCAGAAGGGAAACTGAACGACCTCCGGAAATACGTCTGGGAGAAGCATGGTTTAGAATTGGAAGTAGATAAAATATATAAACTGGTCTTGTTCTCTGGGCTCAAAAAGAATTATCTTGGAATATACGAGGACGGTTCAAGTGATATTAAAGGAATGGTGGGCAAGAAAAGTAATACCCCTGAATTCTTGAAGCAAGAGTTCAACAGAATGGTAGGAATAATCTCAGAAATGAATGGGCCTAATGATGTTGAGAAGGTCACAAATAAGATTAGGGATGAAATAGAGGAAATGCAGACAAAGCTAAGAAACATGGAGTATACTCTGGATGAACTTGCATTCAAAGTAATGCTACAGAAAGGACTACACGAATACAATAAAACGACGCCACAACACGTGAAAGCCGCTAAACTCCTAAGACAGTTCGGAGTGAACATTGAGAAAGGAGACGTTATAATGATGGTGAAAACAAGGGATAAGAGAATGGGGGTAAAACCTGTTCAACTAGCCAAAGTCACAGAAGTAGATCAAGCAAAGTACATCGAGTATGTAAAGACTACATTCGAACAGATACTCCAGAGCCTTGGTCAGACATGGGAGGAAATTTCTAGGTATAGACTTCTCTAA
- a CDS encoding creatininase family protein: MSYAYKTSYTLDGESIYILPVGSIEQHDDLPLGTDTFIAECIAWKVRDKLEEQGVNTVVMPPIYYGFSPEWRHVRGTITLDPVTFCNTIKSIVEGLACSGASKIVILNGHGGNSGILKGCLQGLIGGLDRNDILIAHIDYYRYIKDARLGHACSVERSLLQYCGIDAPLKPINPVEKSFESWVYYSSLPREPVAIIPPGSKALSVETIEDMINSITSNIIGFISMGRQKAFP; the protein is encoded by the coding sequence TTGAGCTATGCATACAAGACCTCGTACACGCTGGACGGAGAGAGCATCTATATACTACCTGTTGGGAGCATAGAGCAGCATGACGATCTTCCCTTGGGTACTGATACATTTATTGCTGAATGTATTGCATGGAAGGTGAGGGACAAGCTAGAAGAGCAGGGTGTTAATACCGTCGTTATGCCCCCGATTTACTATGGATTTAGTCCGGAATGGAGGCATGTCCGCGGGACGATAACGCTAGACCCTGTTACATTCTGCAATACAATAAAATCCATAGTAGAAGGCTTAGCCTGCTCAGGTGCTTCTAAAATAGTGATTCTAAACGGACACGGAGGCAATAGTGGAATTCTCAAGGGGTGTTTACAAGGTCTAATAGGAGGTTTAGATAGGAATGATATTCTAATAGCTCATATCGACTACTACAGGTATATTAAAGATGCAAGACTAGGGCACGCGTGTAGTGTGGAAAGAAGCCTTTTACAATACTGTGGCATAGATGCTCCATTGAAGCCAATTAATCCTGTTGAGAAGAGCTTTGAATCCTGGGTTTATTATTCGAGTCTTCCGCGAGAGCCTGTTGCAATAATACCTCCAGGTAGTAAGGCCCTAAGCGTTGAAACAATAGAGGATATGATCAATAGTATTACAAGCAATATTATAGGCTTTATTAGTATGGGAAGGCAGAAAGCGTTCCCCTAA
- a CDS encoding orotidine 5'-phosphate decarboxylase has translation MNCNVYLQVALDYTRLEDTVRIATDIPVEKWVILEAGTPLVKSEGMKSVSVLKSISHGRLVTADLKTMDTGGLEAGLAFDAGADISTVLAVAPDETIRSAVMEARGRGKMVMADLIGLKDPISHVPRLEDLGVDIILYHIGIDVQQGRKLTAGSRSSLVREISKETVKALIAVAGGVKPSESRELHDAGATIIIIGSAITKSHNPVEAIKVFEKTVSPVCR, from the coding sequence TTGAATTGCAATGTTTACTTGCAGGTTGCGCTAGACTACACCCGGCTTGAAGATACCGTTAGGATAGCTACAGATATACCGGTTGAGAAATGGGTTATACTGGAAGCCGGGACTCCTCTAGTGAAGAGTGAGGGAATGAAGAGTGTATCAGTTTTAAAGAGCATATCCCATGGCAGGCTGGTTACAGCAGACCTTAAAACAATGGATACTGGTGGGCTTGAGGCGGGATTAGCCTTCGATGCAGGAGCGGATATATCCACCGTCCTAGCGGTTGCACCTGATGAAACAATACGGTCAGCTGTCATGGAAGCTCGTGGGAGGGGTAAAATGGTTATGGCTGATTTGATAGGATTAAAGGATCCTATATCACATGTTCCTAGACTTGAGGATTTAGGCGTGGACATCATACTTTACCATATAGGTATTGATGTACAGCAAGGTAGGAAGCTGACTGCAGGATCGAGAAGCAGCTTGGTAAGGGAAATATCGAAGGAGACTGTTAAAGCTTTGATAGCGGTTGCTGGTGGCGTAAAACCCAGCGAGTCTAGAGAGCTGCATGATGCAGGTGCTACCATAATTATTATAGGCTCTGCAATTACAAAATCTCATAATCCTGTTGAAGCCATCAAGGTTTTCGAGAAAACAGTCTCACCTGTTTGCAGGTGA
- a CDS encoding endonuclease NucS, translated as MRITDCSPSNLIEAVHDGLMLLILGDCLTMYEGRGAAHSGYGDKLLLVKGDGSVIVHGPRGFKPLNWQPDTIHISFLDEDGELVIRAIRGKPRETLVVKCRETYGCIVHGAKEGGGFYMYFSEAEVRDILKEKPELVENGLKIADVEKPIQPGFIDLYGIDREGRIVVFEIKRVKAGEEAARQLYGYVERLKRSVPNIRGVLLAPDFTESAIAFLQRSGLEAKQIDLKKLYEMYSEKVKKRTGIRHRSLMDYLG; from the coding sequence GTGAGGATAACAGATTGTTCGCCGAGCAATCTTATAGAAGCGGTACATGATGGGTTGATGTTGCTCATACTCGGTGACTGTCTCACAATGTATGAGGGAAGAGGAGCTGCTCATAGCGGCTATGGAGACAAGCTCCTCTTAGTTAAGGGAGATGGAAGTGTAATTGTTCACGGTCCTCGGGGGTTCAAACCGCTCAACTGGCAGCCCGATACGATTCATATATCATTCCTAGATGAGGATGGTGAACTGGTTATACGGGCTATTAGAGGCAAACCGAGGGAGACTTTGGTAGTTAAGTGCAGGGAGACCTATGGATGCATCGTTCACGGGGCGAAGGAGGGCGGAGGATTCTACATGTATTTTTCTGAAGCCGAAGTCAGAGATATCCTTAAAGAGAAACCCGAACTCGTAGAGAACGGGTTGAAGATAGCTGATGTTGAAAAACCTATCCAGCCTGGATTCATAGATTTATACGGGATTGACAGGGAGGGCCGTATCGTAGTTTTTGAGATAAAGAGGGTGAAAGCAGGTGAGGAAGCAGCCCGCCAGCTCTACGGTTATGTTGAGAGGCTCAAGAGATCCGTGCCAAACATTAGAGGGGTACTACTAGCCCCGGACTTTACAGAGTCTGCAATAGCTTTTCTCCAGAGATCAGGTCTGGAAGCAAAGCAGATTGACTTGAAGAAGCTGTACGAGATGTACAGCGAGAAGGTTAAGAAGAGGACGGGCATCAGGCATAGAAGCCTGATGGATTATTTGGGTTAG
- a CDS encoding U6 snRNA-associated Sm-like protein LSm6 yields MKNRMNPLKALRDSRGSMVLVKLKDGAEYTGVVESTDPTMNMILKDCTEYREVQNQPRAKYGQVMIRGSSILYVSFSPEVFLTHYQS; encoded by the coding sequence ATGAAGAATAGGATGAATCCTTTGAAGGCTTTAAGGGATTCTAGGGGAAGTATGGTGCTTGTTAAACTAAAGGATGGAGCAGAGTATACTGGTGTAGTTGAGAGCACTGACCCAACAATGAACATGATACTGAAGGACTGTACTGAGTACAGAGAAGTGCAGAATCAGCCTAGAGCAAAGTACGGCCAGGTAATGATCAGGGGGAGCAGCATACTCTATGTAAGTTTCAGCCCTGAAGTGTTCTTAACTCACTATCAGTCCTAA
- a CDS encoding MGMT family protein, translating to MGLLVIDGNKTRKASLEELRNAAYDLLSLVPAGKVVGYKDLAKALGVNPRLIGRFMKENENPIVIPCHRVVGSNGRLVGYSLGGVSLKKRILELEGVEFQGDRVCKECFYDLLGILGL from the coding sequence ATGGGGCTTCTAGTAATAGACGGGAATAAAACTAGGAAAGCAAGCTTAGAAGAGTTGAGGAACGCTGCATACGATCTGTTAAGCCTTGTACCTGCAGGGAAGGTGGTAGGATATAAGGATCTCGCAAAAGCTTTAGGGGTTAATCCGCGTCTAATTGGGAGGTTTATGAAGGAAAACGAGAATCCCATTGTCATACCTTGCCATAGGGTTGTAGGTAGCAATGGGAGGCTAGTAGGTTATAGTTTAGGAGGCGTCAGCCTTAAAAAGAGGATTTTAGAGTTAGAGGGCGTAGAATTTCAGGGAGATAGGGTGTGCAAGGAATGCTTTTACGACCTGTTGGGGATCTTAGGTTTATAA
- a CDS encoding class I SAM-dependent methyltransferase, protein MGDSTVREKYDATADTYDSIYKAEQFEKYMVTLSKVRPRGIVLDAGCGTGLLAEYLAPLGYFESSITLYICLDYSRGMLEIASRRLSRICPHKCITIEGDIEDIPLRDLSVDWGLSFTVVDLAESKNKAIMELDRVARRGFVVSFLKKLPYKDLFLEAMKYLGSSSKDVILYKPKIPNRS, encoded by the coding sequence GTGGGAGATAGTACTGTTAGAGAGAAGTATGACGCAACCGCTGATACCTATGATTCTATATACAAGGCAGAGCAGTTTGAGAAGTACATGGTAACTCTATCAAAGGTAAGGCCGAGGGGAATCGTACTTGACGCTGGATGCGGCACTGGACTTCTAGCAGAATACCTTGCACCGCTAGGATACTTTGAATCCTCGATAACGCTTTACATATGCCTTGACTATAGCAGGGGCATGCTGGAGATAGCTTCGAGGAGGCTCTCAAGAATATGTCCTCATAAGTGTATCACGATTGAAGGCGATATTGAAGATATACCTTTGAGGGATTTAAGTGTGGATTGGGGTCTCAGCTTTACAGTAGTAGATCTCGCTGAGTCGAAGAACAAGGCTATAATGGAGTTAGACAGAGTAGCTAGGAGAGGATTTGTAGTCAGCTTTCTAAAGAAACTCCCCTATAAGGACTTGTTTCTGGAGGCAATGAAATATCTAGGATCCTCGTCGAAGGACGTTATACTTTATAAACCTAAGATCCCCAACAGGTCGTAA
- a CDS encoding type 1 glutamine amidotransferase encodes MPKALIITAEDFEDIEVLYPYYRLQEAGYETHITTPGGKPVKGKLGYQVTATLPLKEIDPTDYDILIIPGGKGPERIRLYCREEAVRIVSSFVDDNKPIAAICHGPQLLVTAGRVSGRRLTSYPGIRDDLEAAGAVWVDEPVIVDSNLVTSRVPSDIPLWMREFIRIAEKYVKEKNVGA; translated from the coding sequence TTGCCCAAAGCTCTTATAATAACAGCCGAGGATTTCGAAGACATAGAAGTCCTATACCCCTACTATAGGCTCCAAGAAGCCGGGTATGAGACGCACATAACTACACCTGGCGGTAAGCCTGTAAAGGGGAAACTGGGATACCAGGTTACCGCAACACTACCCCTCAAGGAAATAGACCCCACGGATTACGATATCCTAATCATCCCCGGGGGTAAGGGGCCTGAGCGGATTAGACTGTATTGTAGGGAGGAAGCAGTGAGAATAGTTTCAAGCTTCGTAGATGACAATAAACCAATTGCTGCGATATGCCATGGACCACAGCTGCTCGTAACGGCAGGCAGAGTATCCGGAAGAAGGCTCACTAGCTATCCTGGAATACGTGATGACTTGGAGGCGGCAGGCGCTGTCTGGGTGGATGAGCCAGTCATAGTTGACAGCAACCTTGTTACAAGTAGAGTTCCATCTGACATACCGCTGTGGATGAGGGAGTTCATTAGAATAGCCGAAAAATATGTTAAAGAAAAGAATGTAGGAGCTTAA